DNA from Pomacea canaliculata isolate SZHN2017 linkage group LG9, ASM307304v1, whole genome shotgun sequence:
TGCAAACTGGAAATCTTAGCTTAAGAGTCATTGAAAAtaatatgtgaccctccacaatgaaatgagtcttaaatcggaaatttgagatttgccaaattgcatatttttaaaaagtacaggttctgaactttcttttgatataaaagttgttcttctagtcctaacattAAGTGAGCTATAAACATTTGATGTGTGAAAGTACAGTgacggccattttgagaaaagcaagTTCAAAGATTAGCGCCAAGATTGCTGACCAGGTTTGTTTAcacctaaacttttgcagacaaatcttttgatcggttaacatttgaatcgttctttaaagaagttgaacatacagatTCCGTTCTGGCAAGTtataacacgatggggttatgacagggaaacaacagagaaacagtgtttgaatttcgtctgaaatcgGTACGGATCGCTGTAGGGTACCTCAATTAAAAGGTATTTAAAGtccatttctaacttttattctcacatagcagtgtattttcctgatagcttaacaaccaaggaatccatttttaaagaaaagtcaaactgcacaaaattgacccctgtcacctttcggggcctctagttgtttgaaaaaatacaCAGTTGGTGATTAACACTAACATAATACTTTAAAACTAGAAAGGCAAATGAATCCATAAGAAACACGCTAGCACCACTAATTTGTCTTAGTCTGACAAAGCCTATGCAAACAACAGGTTTTGCTTAGCTGTACATTCTGTATcacattttacataaaattcatATTTAGCTTGGGGCTGGTACAGTGCAGGTGCAGTATAACATCTCTCTATTATGGGTTGaagtattttgaaaatgtttgtacaaAAATGCTGGTGTCATGATGTTCagttatttgttattatattcCCTTCATAACATATAGACGTGCCCATAAATCAGACATAAACACTACCACACTTACCTAGATATGTCAGCATCTTTATGTTCACCTTTGTTTAAATGAGAATACCCTGGTAACAATCCAAATAGACATAAGCCATCAATATTCAATTAACAGACTTCATTCATACATTTGTCCATGGAAgtgaaagcatttaaaaaatttttagcATGATAACCCAGCCTATTCACCATTCTATTTATGTACCTAAAGTTACATCTAGTTCTTGCTTCATGACCCCAAGCAGTTAAACCACTTTATTAACCAAGTGCTGTTTCAGCTTTTGGGGATAATGGTAATTAGTACTACAATTttagtaacaaaaatattgacTAAATGCACTCCCCCCCTCTTTCTTTTTGCAGTATAGGTCCATCTTCAGTAGCAGCTGCAGTGAAGAGAAGATCAATCATTAAACCAGGTAACTAGCCAGCTTTAACAgatgttccacttctcttcttcCAGTTTTTCAACAACTGAAGTGGAAAACAGTTTAGTATTTTAAATCTTTGCCAATACCCTGGGATATTTTTCATCCAATATTAACTGTTGTGTAGAAGATTCCAGAAAATTATCATCATGGCAGATGACCCAGGACACAAGGCCATGCTGTACTTTTTGGAAATTCTTATGTACAGCAATACACCCATGACCATCAGCCAGTTGGCTGGCCGCTTTGGCAGTCGAAACTTTTCGCAGGAAATGCGGCAAAGTGCTGGTGGAAATGAGGCAGGCCTTCGGaagtttctgttaaaatatcCATCCCTCTTCACTGTGAGTGGAAACCTGGTGAGTTTGAATGATGGAACAGCACCTCTTGGGGGGAACTTTCGTGAAAGCAGCCCAGCTTCTTCCTCAAACCACAGCCTTCCTGATGTTTCCACCGAGACGGAGGCTGTGCAGTACTTTCGAGCCAAGCTTTTGAAAAAGGGTGAGAAGTGGATGCCAGTGAAAAGCCTGGCAGGACACCTATCCCAAGCTTCCCCAGAAATTCGGGAATGTGTGGGACCACAGAACGAATTTCAGGCCTGGCTCATTCGGCATCCGCTTATTTTCGAGGTGAAGGATGACCTTGTGTGTCTCAAGGACAGCATTCGTGGCAATATGGCCGACTCCAGCTCTGACACTAGGGAAGAATTTTTACTTCCTGGCACAGATCGAGCAAATCTCCAGAGTCTTCCAATACAGCACACTCCAAAAATAAAGCGTCGACCAAAGTCTCTGGAGGTGCGGGAAGCAAGGCCCACCTTGTCGCAGGCCAAGGTGGCAGCAGCAGTAACTGCAAGTGGAAAGCCAGGGCCTATTACAATGACAGCCAATGAGTACAAGGCTGTTATGTTCATCAAAAGTGTCATTGACAAGAAAGGTGACATGAAAATTAACAGTCTGTCTGGCCACTTCTCTCAGGCCCCTGAGTCATTACGTAACACCATTGGTTGGAGCAAACCCGAGCTTGAGCGGTTTATTCAGTCACACAGCAACATTTTCACCATTTCTGAAGATGAAACAGTATCTGTGATAAAAAATACCCGGCTGAATGTCATAATCACTGGCAGCCGTCCACAAGCTCAAAATAAACCAACTGTGGTGAatcgagaaggaaagatttttcATGTTGCCAAACTCTGGGGCATCATTGATTTGGGCAAACATGAACATGTTTTCATTGATCGTACTATTTTTGGGAAACACATTGATGATCTCAACAAGCTTTTAAAGGTTGGTGAAGTTGTTCGTTTTGATGCCATCCCAGCTCCCAAAGGGAGTAGAGCCAGATGGCGGGCTACTAAGGTGTGGAAGGAAAATGAGTCTATTGAAGACCTGATTGAGAAGGTGGCTGCTAAACTTGATTTGTCTCTTGATGGAATACCTCATGAACCAGACACACCCATGGGAAGCATGAATGAAGAAATTCGCAAGATCTACCCTGATCTGGATGATAGCTCTGAGCCAAACTCTGCTACAACTCCCCTGAACATTGGAGGTATCAACTACGCCTTTTCTGATGCAGCTCCAAGTGGGGCAGGTGTTGTGCCAGTGTGGAATTTTCACCATGCGGAGTTGGCAGGTATGAAAGACCCAGATGACATCTGCAATAGTGATGATGAAGAAGTCTTGCCACACCTCTCCATGGTAGCTGAACGACACATTATGAACCGTTCAGTGCTAACAGATAGTCCTCGTTCTTTACGGGATTCTGCATGTTCAAATGGTGGTGAGATTGCTCCCATGACCTTGTCACCAGTTAATGTAACAGCCTGTAGGAAAAAAATGGTCACTGTATCATGTCAGACCATTGTTACTGGTGAGATTTTGGCTACACAATTATTTCATGAGGACATAAGCGTTTAGATAGATCTTTGAACTTGGACATTTACCTCTAAATTGGTGCCATCTTATTTTAGAGCTAAAAGTTGCTGCTTGATTTTTGTACCTCTAAAATAATCTCTGTGTTTTACTGAGCCATCCTGTCTTTCttttacactcacacacagaaaataggAATTGGTGCAATTTTAATAAATCTGTTTTTGCTTAACTCCCTCTTCCACTACCTAAAACACCATACCAGTTGGCGTTTTAATTTTTGAATTATAGTAACTCGTAGCTGTACCTCCCATGTAACCTGTTAGTTTTGGTGTGTTTTGTGTAATCTGTAGCTGTCCTCTACACCTGGTGTGTGACAATTTCTCCAGAAATATTGTTCAACTTTGTAGCAATCACAAGAAAGGTTTTGCTTTGTAGTTGTGTGGCAAGTTTGAAAGGCTagtgaaaacaaaagtagaGTACCTGTTATTTCAAGCACTGGAGGCTTATTGCCGTGTGTAGTTGCTGTTGCTGACCTGTTTGGCTGTACCTTCATATTATTGCTCAGACAGATGTGTTCCTTGACTTTTCAGCTATGTCATTGTAATGTTTCAACAAACTGCTGAAACTGGCCTTGACATTTTGTTGTACTGTCACATTGTGGATGTGATTTACTCCTATTTATCATGAAataagatattttgtttttagtgtaATATTAGAGTTGAATTTTACTGAAGAATCAGTTTACGTTCATTTACATGGTGCACTTTAAGGGCTAGACCTTGCACTCCATATATAttgcagacatttaaaaaaaaattacatgaaagaAAGGCCTTTAATGTTTAAGTTTAAAGGTATGTAACTACTTATAAGTGAGTCATTTAGTGTGCCAAAGATATGGTTCGTCAAAGCATCAGTGGTAACTGGTACATTGTTATGCAGACAAGTacatgcagggcttctgcttacgcaaaaaaattaCGTACAGTActcattaaaagttcggaggaccccttcaattttcgttaatggggtccccttcaaatttgggcgaagaacaggggccccttaaaaatctgaagaaggggtccctgggaccccaaagaatttagccttagcagaagccctgatatgtaatatttttatataaattataagaCAATAATTAGTATAATACTCAAAATCTCATCAGGTGGAAAAACTATGTAAAGCTTTCGAGCTGTAGCATTAAAATACTTGTGGTTACTGGGTTGTTTTggtcttttgtttttggaatCACTTTTGAGGCCCACATAGATAAAgtgaagaaatgagaaaaagaaaagtaacccaTATAGTAGggaggaagggaaagaaaagtCTTGTCCCTTTGTTTTGAAGTGTAATGACATTCGCTTGCTCTCAGTTTGTGATATTAAATGTAAATTGTCTGAAATTTGTGAtttcaaagcagttttaaaaGCTAATATTGACTAGCTAATGTGTTCCATAGTAATTTAGATATGATTAAGATAAAGAACTACCGTTACCTGATTTTATTATTACctgttaaaatttttaactgaaaaacCATAAACTTTGAAAGCCTATGAATTTTAGACATGCATGCtttcagctttaaaatattgctttgtCTGAGTGGCTTTagtttgtatttgtaatttAGTATCTAAGTTTTATAGCGcatatttcattcatttgtacCTGGTACTGGTTGTTGAGGGAAATGCAGGGATAGATGCAAGAGCTGACAGGGTGTACTGCTCAAACCTATCTTGTGTGATGGTGaacaggtcctgtacaggacaaccagtccagtctttgacatttgtgaGCCAGCGAAAGTTGTAGCATTATTATACTGATGGAGGGAGGTTTTTTGCATAAGTTTCGAACACTTTATCTGGttaatcaatctttattgttgTCTGTATGAagcacaaaacagaaatttggCTCAGACAAGAACACTTACAAATGAAGACAACACAGATAAGTtgattatacatatataaaaacatgCGTGCACATATCTGCGCACGTacatctcaaaaacaaaatgctaaaaatgaaaGATTGATTACTAAGTGTTGATAACACAATTTTATAAAGATGGCAACCAAGATTATAAGGAATTGTTTAAGGGTGTGCTGCTGTCAGGGTAGTTTACCCTAAGGCAGTTTTAACTGACAAATCAGGGTAGAATGCACAGATGTAAATGCCATGCTATGAACATCCTTTGAGAATAGCAGGTTGCATGCAGGAGGAAACCTAGTGAGCAGTGTGTTATTGAGTGAACACTCAAGTGATTGCAAGGTTAGATTTCTTGTGGTCTTTGGGTAACGATGGGGTTGATGTTGAGTGATAAAAATTGGTCTATAGGACCcagagatggtggtggtgatgaagtaataacaataataataacaccgCCATAGTAATAAAGCACCTCTTCACAGTGTAGGGAACTCAATGCAGTTTGCGAAAGAGAATACCACAAAAGACATCAAATGAGAGACTTAAGATAGATATCTGTGTGGAATGAAAGGATGTTGGTCTGTACTCTAGATGTGCAAGTACATAGCAAATTGTCAACATTTTAGGAGGGGTTTTCGGTGGTACTTTGGCACAGATAGTTTTAATGGTTAGtgtattttgatttcttttactttgGAGAGAATGCAAAGCTGACCAGATAAAAGATACTGATAAAGAAGATGACTAATTGGATCCAAATTGTATGCATAGGAGTTGCACTCATGATTATAATTCACAACAGGACTATTTCTTGTTAACAAAATCTTTTGCGTAGTTCTTTCTAAGAATAATTCCTTAACCTTTAAAATTAAAcgtttaaaaatatgtcaactagttatttacttttatgtatGATAAACCTTAAGTAGTTGAAGTAGAATCTACTTTTCTCCTCCCCTTATTTAGATGGCCATGTGAGGGTGAAACATAGTTTGTACCTGGGTAATATACTGATTTTCCTAGAAATGGTTCATGGTTGTTGACAATTTTGTTATGCAAATGTATTGCCTTTCATCATATGCAAATGTGTTCAGCATCATATGCATCTCTAAGTTAGGTTGCTATATTGTAGCACTCATTTAAGGGTCATGCCCTTGTTGGGAACAGTTTTCGAAGGCATTTGATGTACATGCTAATAGCTATGGTTAAGAACTTTGGCTTTGACTTGCTAGCCTTATGGTGAGAAATGATTTGAATGTTTGCTAGGAACTTGGGTTTTCActtaagtaaattaaaaaaattgaaatgtgaTATGACTTTTGACTCTTCAAACTAAAATATATGAATGTTCTTTAAAATGCAAGGGACTTTTAGACCatcaattaaaattattaagttTACAGTCGCTTAGATACATTTTTGGGCTTGTAATGAGCAGTTGCAGGAAATATATACTTCGGTCTACTTAAAGTAATATCACCTTGATCTTGATCCCTGATTTCAAGAAACTGTATTAATTATAAGTGTTATGGgttgttttgtaaaattgtCGCCGATGTTTTATAACCAGCATTGAAGAAACATCAGCTTTTGTATGTTTGGTTTATGACAAAATCTTGCATGCTGAAAACTCTATTCTAAACTACAATTTTCTCAGACTTAAATTTATTCACCTTTTGTAAGACCCCTTGggagattttaattttttcctaagtgatttacaaacatttgtgcAAATTGTTAATGGAAACACTGTATTTAGTATCCTAATATTTTTTCCCTGTGTGTGACATTATGTCCATGATGTTAAAGATGATACACTTTTGTAAACTGATATTAGTGCTAACAAGTAAATTGTTTAATTAGAACAATTAATCATTTTACTCTTCTAATTTAGTTTTTGCTCATCCTCAGAATGAGTGTAGTTTTCTGACTACATGTATTTGTTAGAGAGATTTGTAAAGAGAAAGTCATTGAggttaaatatttattgaatgTAAACATATACTTGGTATTGAAGATATAATTGGTGATATCTAGTGTGAAAGTTCTCTTCCAgtcaaaggttttttttcccttctctctggCCTTGTATCTATAAATAGATTTCTTTCGAGTCATCCTTTATACCTTGGCTTCTGAATATGGAGAAAAATCATTAGCCAGTGACATCTGTTCATTCATCTATTAAATTGTAAGGTTCTGCTTTTCCAAGCAGTCATCTGTGcaaagaacacattttaaaagtttttaaaagggTACTGAATCATTAATTTTTGCATAAAGTTTCATTTAGTCATTTTATGTATTTGCTTACAAATTGATACTTTCTGAATAAAACAAGTACAGacagaaggaaacagaatgTGAAGCCTACACTAGCTGACAAGAACATTAAATACAATTTActgatttatattttcagtgatTCAGTGGCAGGGTTATCAACTTGCTAATAATAGCACACCAGTGTTAGATTGGATTATTTCTGtaatcaacaaacaaatctgTTAGCTGTATCAAAACTGTagactttttaaatgtttatctcACATTTTGCATCAAGACTTACAAGAATCATAATTTGACAAGAATTACAGGTTTAAGTCTCCTCacattagatttttttttttttttacataaatctTCCACAAAAAACTGAATGACCTGTGCTGCCCACGCTCTTTCCTTTTACCTGAGGCTTGGtttagggcagcggttctcaacctgtggggcgcgccccgacgtgcttacaagggggtcgcgaaggtggtcatttttttaacgTTTCTTATAACgctattagtgaaattagcttacattgctggctaacgggggcgcgcggacgtacctttgtcaggggggcgtcactggtaaaaggttgagaaccgctggtttagGGAGATTACAGAAAGCTAGAGGTGATGCTACAACAGCCTTGTCTCTGCCTATGTATATAAATTGAGTTGTCATCAGTGTCCAAGATTTGTAACGTAGTATTGTTAGATTCATTTCAGatctttgttttgaaatagCAAAAAACTTGTTTTAGTATGATATCCCAGTGAATGCCAAGGCtcttcagggcttctgcttacacaaaaaattgcgtacagtacgcattaaaagttcggaggaccccttcaattttcgtcaatggagtcccctccaaagttgggcaaagaacagggaccctttaaaaatctgaagaaggggtccctgggaccccaaagaatttagccttagcagaagccctactcttattaaaataaatcatttaacaataaaaataaataaacctgcTATAAAGGGAAATGCATTAAATAAATTGTGCAAAACTGAAATAACCTGATACCATTGTTAAACattacaagaataaaaattattttgaatttaactccatttatttattcacacatCAAACTATGCATTTAAACCATAAAATGAGTTTATTATTGATGCCTTTTTGAAGGATGGCACAGTGCTGgtgagaaacaaagaagaaaaagatactgCAAGAATTGAATAAACTTCTCAGATATGTTGAATGTGAGCGCTTCTCAAGGCTAATGCCATGGCTTGTAATTTTGTTGATGTGCTTCAAGCACATACTATAAAACACGACTACGTTATATGATTCCTCTGTATGCTTCAGTGTTAGTTGCAAAATGCTGAAGCTGTTTACTGTGCCAGTAATGGTGCCAAATATTGTTTTCTGGGTACATGTATATTGGCTGTCATGAAATATCCTGAAGCATGATCAGGACTGGTAAAAAGGAGCTTGCTTGTTGAGATGAAGTTTGCCTTTTGAACAGTGTGGCTTATCTGTAGATGTCCTCTTTATAATGGGATCATGGCCTGAAAATGAATTTTCACTGACCCTGAGCTGTATACTTAAGGGCTATTAAATATTGCTTGTATTTTTGGCATGTTTTCGCTTTTTCATACAAGCATTTAATGGTCTGTATTATTGTATAATAGCCCTCACAGAGCATAGCCACTGTACTCAACCATGATTAAATGTACAGTCTAACTGCTGTTAATGCATGTAAGACAAAGTTATCTTTTGATATTATTTGATACTCATAGAAGTAAGAATGTTATTGAAATTTTGGTGTTTATCAGCTTTATAGGGTGTGGTTTGTGAAATGTGCTTGAGACAAAGGTAGTTACTAATAGgttttgttcatattttgtaGATCTGCTGGGTGTTTTTGTGCCCTGCTTATTGTACATAAGCCATGAGTGACCTATAAAATATTGTCAGCATTAATTTTGAGGACAATGTATGCATCcctcattttttctttactgtgaCAATTTTTTGCCAAATGGTAGTGATAGTTTaactaaagaaagataaaaatgattttgtgtgttAAAATTTATACTAGAAAAAGTAAAGTGGAAGATGTGATATGCTAGAGAAAGTTTTGCAAAGATGTGTTGCAAAGGCATGATAAAGACTGAACTAGAATTTATGTGTTGGAAGCATTCAGGTACTGGCACAATGTTGTGTATTGTGATGATTCTTTTGCATAATACTTCAGTAACTTTCTTAACAGGTTTCATCAACAAACtagtcatcatttttttttcttttatcatcatcatcactaacaTTGTCAGCACCACCACCATACCATCACCATCACTGTCACTTACATCTCACAATCATCACTGTTATCTCCCACCAGCATCACtagttgtatttttgtttttaatttatttgcagtttGAGCTATGatgttatatatatgtgtgtgtacatctattcatgtgtgcttgtgcgagcaaaagaaagatgaaaaattgtTGTGCTccttttctgtcatttcttaAAGTTTCATCAAGGCATGAACAAAGCTGGTTGATGTTATTTTGATGTACATATGCCTTAAACATTTTactcttttgctttttttttttggaggtggggtgggggtgggggaggagcaACCTGACCTGAAGTTTGTGGAAACAACCTGACCTGAAGCTTGAATTAGCTGTCACCAATACCATTTTATGTCATTAGGTGTGTACAAGTTTGCTTTTGGAtagatttaaaaagttttaaaatatttcagcagCAGCCATGCTCTTGTAGAATGTGTGTCTGTTCATacttgcatgtgtgcatgttcataTAGGCTAGattgttttggttttaattAGAGACAGCATAAGTTGTCTTGCACAATGCAAGTATGCAGGCAGCATGATGAATGGATATTGAAGAGACATGGatagataccattttttatgtGCTGTTTATGACTCACCTGAAGTAGCTAGATTGTAAAAACCTCTGGCAAGAATAGCATTCATTTTGTAGCTGCAGGGATTTTAATAAAGTGTTTGTAGCATGTACTGTTGAAGGAGTTACTTCCTACACTGTAAGCATTCTGGTTTGCCAAGGGAGTTGCTAGACATTGATGAGGGTGAAGTAATAAAATGATGGGTGGAGTAATAGCTCGCAGTAGACAGCCTCTTCCTCTCAGTTGTTGTCTGAGAATTGGATTGCTTGgatttcttttcattgagaGTTGCATTTCATTCATCTCTTGTTAACTGCTACTTAACAAATTGATTTTCACCTTGGAAACAGTCATAATTGTATATAAATGAGtcatttcatttaataaaaaattaaaatcatgaTACTGAGTATGATACCCCAGCCTAAGCCAGGCTTATTGTAGTTTACAGAGAAGATGAATTTAAAACTAGGCAACagcaaatataaaagataaaatgctAATACATTATAATATGGATTGTAATACAAGGATGTTGTCATTTTGGAGCAGATGTGTCCTCCAATACTTAATATGTAGTATAAAgttacttaaaataattttttttctttctgaaaaggTTGGTGCAAGTGTAGTAGTACTTTTGTAGCTTGCAGGCAATATGGACTATATTTACACAAAGACATTATATTTAAGTAATAATACAACcaccaagaattttttttgggggtagAAACTTTACTTATGGAATACAAGGTCTATTTATAATATGcatatttaaaatgtcaattAAAAATTTGAATATAGTATAGTTATCTAGATATATGGCTACAATCTTGGCTAGAATGCTAGAGAAAAAGGTATGATTCTTGACAAATTCAGATACTTTAAGGTGGCAAAGGTAACACATTCTTTGATATTGTATTAACCTAAAGGTATAAAGATGTATTTCTGCAGTACATGCTTGTCATAAATACCATCAGCTGCTTCTGCCATTGCATTGGCTGCACATTTTGAGGCATCAGTATTTATGTGTTGACGTCAGGTCAGTCCTGCTCTAGTTGAAATCATGACAGATTTCCAGCACTCTCTCACTGTGTTATGTTGgtttgatatatatatcatcCTCACTGTGTGATTATTTTTGCATATACATAAGTACATGCATGACAGAGTGTGTGACTGCCTCCCTCCTAAATCATGAGAGTGAATTTGGAAGTATGGTGACTGACGTGCAGGTAATAGTAAGCTTTTGATGGAGGATTTGAGCTGTGTGGCTCTAAAGGACAAAGGTCAACTTTTACTGCTGGTGATAATTGAGGCCATGTCTTCCTCCAGCCACTCTTTACTGCCAAAAACCtctgttgatgttttgtatGACACTTATTGTACACAACAGTATCTTTGTACAATCACTAGCATGTTTATTAACTTAAATGCTATTCAGATGTGCAAATGACAGTTTAACACAGCAGGCAACCATCTTTCTGCAACGCAAACTTAGGCATGttcatgttttgtaaaaagCGTCCACCTTGGTGTCTTTTTCAAATACAGTGGCACTGTTTGAGCAGTGGACTTTGATGACTTGCTCTTCTTGCCTGAATAAACTGTCTGTACCGTAGTGTTGtttctttcacatttaataTTCATCAGTGTTTACACTCTACCAGGATGTGTCCCATATTTTAAAAGGCGTAAATGATTGAAATTATCTTAAAGAAGTGTGTTTTCGGTCATTCAAAGATACTAATTCCCCAAATCTGAGTTCTGTTCTTCTGATGCAGACCTCAGTGCCAGCAAGTTATAAATTGCAAGGTTtgaacattaaatttttatgtGAGCTTTGGGAAAAGGTCCATACCTCATTTCATAATTTCATATGACTTTacaaaaagtctttttattcataacaaagccaaacatCTGCTCAGGCGTTTACTCTGCGCTTATAAATTTCAACCACGCAACACGTTCAAACGTTTGTCGAGATAGTAGCCATGCCAatacaagggaagtaatccaaTATTTTAGCATGAACAGTGGTTACCTCCCTTACTCTGTTCTTGCAATCACTCGCGACCTCCTACTTCGCCGCTAGCAAGAACAAATTAACGAAGTagatatacatatttacaaagaatgaaaacaatcgCCACAGAGTCATTTGGCGATCGCGTGAAGGTATTGAGAACTAGCTTTTTATCTTCGGAAAGGTTAGTTCCAAAAATTGTGTTGACATGGGTTATAAAGTATGGATGGCGTTCTGCTGTCGCCTACATTGTATACAACTAGGAGTGGAAAGACCCAAGCTCGCGAATGTCTGTCAGTGACCGGGACACTGAGATCCCAGGTTAGTTCAGCAACAAAGTAACCTTGAACTTTCTTCAGACAGGCGTCAACATCCACGTCGACATGTATGACGTAGGTGGTGTGGTTGTCGCTGTCTAATCTACTTTCTCGTCTCGTGTCTCTGGGGGCACGTCGATGGGTTGACGGCATATCGGCGAGCATAAGACGTTGGGTGCTGTTGTTTCTCGTTCCCTAGTTTCTTGACATTTCGCTGAAAAAGAATATACTATcttttcaacaaaaaacaaaaaaaatcccaaaccaCCCCATTGTATTCACCTTTCTTCCTTGACATCTTTTTTCCATTACCACTGCACGATTTGTTTTTCGTCATATTATTTCGGGATTTGAAGGCTTCATCAAAAAAGACCCGTCCGTACCCCGCTGACGGTTGATATTCTTTTTGGGAAATGCAGCGCCATctagaaaggaaaggaaaaagctTATCGATCTTTGCTTCATGCCGGGTGGGTGATCCGATGCACAGCAAGTACCCAGTCAGCCCCATATGTGGAAAGAAAACACCTTGCGATAGTGGGATCTGTAACTCATTACGGCTTATCTGAAAACTCGAAAAGGTTTTCACACGCCAGCCATCAGTCGGGCGGGATggtctgttggtgtgtgtgaacatatctTGTGTCCGATAAACAAAACTAGACATCACGTAGCTCGCCGTCCTCACGTGCGGAGCCACTACTCAACCCCTTCCCCTTTCTACGTGGAAAAAAGAAGTCAAGTATTATGGGTAAAGTAATCAAATACCATGAGTACAAGCAGTCA
Protein-coding regions in this window:
- the LOC112572508 gene encoding uncharacterized protein LOC112572508, yielding MADDPGHKAMLYFLEILMYSNTPMTISQLAGRFGSRNFSQEMRQSAGGNEAGLRKFLLKYPSLFTVSGNLVSLNDGTAPLGGNFRESSPASSSNHSLPDVSTETEAVQYFRAKLLKKGEKWMPVKSLAGHLSQASPEIRECVGPQNEFQAWLIRHPLIFEVKDDLVCLKDSIRGNMADSSSDTREEFLLPGTDRANLQSLPIQHTPKIKRRPKSLEVREARPTLSQAKVAAAVTASGKPGPITMTANEYKAVMFIKSVIDKKGDMKINSLSGHFSQAPESLRNTIGWSKPELERFIQSHSNIFTISEDETVSVIKNTRLNVIITGSRPQAQNKPTVVNREGKIFHVAKLWGIIDLGKHEHVFIDRTIFGKHIDDLNKLLKVGEVVRFDAIPAPKGSRARWRATKVWKENESIEDLIEKVAAKLDLSLDGIPHEPDTPMGSMNEEIRKIYPDLDDSSEPNSATTPLNIGGINYAFSDAAPSGAGVVPVWNFHHAELAGMKDPDDICNSDDEEVLPHLSMVAERHIMNRSVLTDSPRSLRDSACSNGGEIAPMTLSPVNVTACRKKMVTVSCQTIVTGEILATQLFHEDISV